DNA from Aliarcobacter skirrowii CCUG 10374:
AGCTAACTTATCTCATAAAATTAACTAAAGATAATTCAAATGTTTTATTTACCGTTGAATACATAGCTGTATATGAAATTTCTAAAGACTTTAGTTGCATAGCAACATCTGTTAAATTTGAACTACCAAGTTCCGTATCTACAATATTAAGTTGAACAATTTTTGAACTTAACCTATCCAAAGCAGTTTCAAAAGTTTTATTTCTACCACCCAAATCTGCATGTGCTATAACTGCTGAATCAATCACTTTTTTTATATCATCAACTGCTTGAGAGATTCCCTCTCTTCTAAAAGCATAGTTAGCAGCTTCATCAGCTGGAAATGCTGGATTTCCTAAATCATCTAATCCTCTTAAACTTTTAATAGCATCATCTAACATATCAAAAGTGCTTCTTCTTGCATCAAATCTAATACCATCACCTAAAGCTGTTAAATCTACACTATATTCAGAAGCTGGTGGAACTGGTGGAACTGCTGTTAAAACCTCTTTTGAACCATCCCATCTAGTCTTTTCAATTTGATTTGTTGCTGTATCTAAAACCCACTCATTTCCATCTTGATCAACAATTTTATCGCCATCTTTAAATGTTAATGTTCCATTTGCATAAGCTGTATTAGCAACAAAAGTTAAAATATCAATACCATTAACTCCTCTTTGATGATACGAACCATCATCTACTGCCATTTTTCTCAATTGTGAATCTCCATGGTATGTTACTTTTCCATTTGTATCCATTGAGAAAGGTTTAACAGAAGCATCACTTCCAGCAAATAGATATTGACCCTCTGTTTGAGTATTTCCTAAATCCATTAAGCTTTGTTTATAACCAACTAATTGTTGAGCAATTGCTTCTAATCCTTCAACTCCTGTTGTTGAAGTATTTGCTTTAATAAGCTCCGCATTTATTTTATCCATTATTTTTTTGATTTCATTTATAGTACTATCTGAATTATCGTTTAAAACTTTTGCTCTATTTAACTGATTAACTATACCCTCGTTTAATCTTATTTGATCTTGAGTATGAACCAA
Protein-coding regions in this window:
- the flgL gene encoding flagellar hook-associated protein FlgL; translation: MISGIDSTTYRLGNLDKYQAKLNFQMSGKQLQYGSDDSVTFGRLVHTQDQIRLNEGIVNQLNRAKVLNDNSDSTINEIKKIMDKINAELIKANTSTTGVEGLEAIAQQLVGYKQSLMDLGNTQTEGQYLFAGSDASVKPFSMDTNGKVTYHGDSQLRKMAVDDGSYHQRGVNGIDILTFVANTAYANGTLTFKDGDKIVDQDGNEWVLDTATNQIEKTRWDGSKEVLTAVPPVPPASEYSVDLTALGDGIRFDARRSTFDMLDDAIKSLRGLDDLGNPAFPADEAANYAFRREGISQAVDDIKKVIDSAVIAHADLGGRNKTFETALDRLSSKIVQLNIVDTELGSSNLTDVAMQLKSLEISYTAMYSTVNKTFELSLVNFMR